The Salvelinus fontinalis isolate EN_2023a chromosome 24, ASM2944872v1, whole genome shotgun sequence genome has a segment encoding these proteins:
- the LOC129822562 gene encoding uncharacterized protein LOC129822562 isoform X5 codes for MEEDMEIDRNVIGILGEDVFLRCQYLGQNDITDASWKRPDSRMKRSMKKLTGYKNNKTFSKDPDFSAPASPTNLTVKMRVSTLEAQGEYTCVFATDEEEITNSMFLTVLARPDIYTVVTEDTDNATHYQSVTCSATNGKPMALIRWEINGSPPTNDSSVGMRNTSYTNGTATMTSFLRFPTHLQDQDRVTCVVQHPTLPDPTTHVTVRVETFVAPNVTIETYLVLEYGEEFWVVTCDAAGGRPRADITLILPNQEVSSMLQKEVVMDAGDTWVRSYRFPAELHEGENITCLFDHPKFPHRELRTVTLPAFSLSAVRLQNPGLADSSNESQAVESVVLEEGQSNTTIGLEVIGDVPRYSIVCTKEEQSLPEGVAVFGSALTLQGPVELYHAGLYECEASYYSHRASVLLDITVNPHVKQPVTVPPSIRIDVQDRLGDRFIECLAADSVPVANVFWVLPDGVSGPSWSRLTSHNGTYSVSSVLVLPACSAQELNMECVIDHTVFVFPERRQITLPVCAPPNITVQSSSEWEEDVAYTLVQCTVDNVGPAATISWSLGDWDSDNSTSQLMEVQEQQVHGQPELHANGSVTVRSVLRFPTSMFSGQNVTCVVDHLGLERPERTGILLSGLESPVMRVFVVRQRESPLWLAVCEYRGDRFGAHLSWVLPDNATGHISFRSGYEGVRVITNLTYEFSLALHEGQDLICLIQNHHGLKERRTVHVPKYYISSVRVLNQTTPLYKPYGDEFVIHRMSLKENFHNQRILLKVYGSVPTYSLTCQRNDGTLVQMDGRALLFQSEVTEREAGLYTCQASFYHHQASVLIQVEVTSEDKQLSECTLTLSCISETTILIVFIVCLSSAAAITILLVTLCVFCKINGDCLASKKLESLAPLTSLTQELCSPELRKGKIVTVPGGGGQEYNQLLSDSIVIDARSTV; via the exons ATGGAGGAGGACATGGAGATTGACCGTAACGTCATTGGGATCCTTGGAGAGGATGTCTTCCTCCGCTGTCAGTACCTGGgacagaatgacatcacagacgCCTCATGGAAACGCCCAGACTCTAGAATGAAACGATCGATGAAGAAATTAACAGGCTACAAGAACAACAAGACTTTCAGCAAAGACCCAGACTTCTCCGCCCCAGCCTCTCCCACTAATCTGACTGTGAAGATGAGGGTGTCTACTCTGGAGGCCCAGGGGGAGTACACATGTGTGTTCGCCACCGATGAAGAGGAGATCACTAACAGCATGTTTCTCACTGTTCTGG CTCGACCTGATATCTACACAGTGGTGACAGAGGACACAGACAACGCTACCCACTACCAGTCAGTCACATGCTCAGCTACCAATGGTAAACCTATGGCTCTGATTCGCTGGGAGATCAACGGCAGCCCTCCTACTAACGATTCCTCTGTGGGGATGAGGAACACCAGTTATACCAATGGCACTGCCACTATGACCAGCTTCCTTCGTTTCCCCACCCACCTACAGGATCAGGACAGAGTGACCTGTGTGGTCCAGCACCCAACCCTGCCTGACCCTACCACACATGTCACAGTGAGAGTGGAGACCTTCG TGGCTCCCAATGTGACCATTGAGACATACCTCGTTCTAGAGTACGGGGAAGAGTTCTGGGTGGTTACCTGCGATGCGGCCGGAGGGCGACCCCGAGCTGACATCACCCTGATACTGCCCAATCAGGAGGTCAGTTCCATGCTACAGAAGGAGGTTGTCATGGATGCAGGAGACACATGGGTCAGGTCATACCGCTTCCCAGCTGAGCTTCATGAAGGGGAAAACATTACCTGTCTGTTTGACCACCCCAAGTTCCCACACAGAGAGCTTCGGACCGTCACTTTACCAGCATTCT CTCTGTCTGCTGTTCGGCTGCAAAACCCAGGGTTGGCAGACAGCAGCAACGAGAGCCAGGCTGTTGAGTCAGTGGTTCTGGAGGAAGGACAGAGCAACACCACCATCGGGCTAGAGGTCATTGGGGATGTACCACGTTACAGTATAGTATGCACCAA agaagagcagtctctccCTGAGGGTGTGGCAGTATTTGGCAGTGCTCTAACCCTGCAGGGTCCTGTCGAGCTCTACCATGCAGGGCTGTATGAGTGTGAGGCCTCCTACTACAGCCACAGGGCATCTGTACTGCTGGACATTACCGTTAACCCACATGTCAAGCAGCCTG TGACTGTTCCTCCCAGCATAAGGATTGATGTCCAGGACAGACTGGGTGACAGATTCATTGAGTGCCTTGCTGCAGACTCCGTCCCTGTTGCCAATGTGTTCTGGGTTCTACCTGATGGTGTGTCTGGGCCCTCCTGGTCCAGACTCACATCCCATAATGGAACCTACTCTGTCAGCAGTGTGTTAGTCCTGCCTGCCTGCTCAGCCCAGGAGCTCAATATGGAGTGTGTGATAGATCATACTGTGTTTGTGTTTCCAGAGAGAAGACAGATAACACTCCCTGTGTGTG CTCCTCCTAACATCACCGTCCAGTCCAGCTCTGAGTGGGAGGAAGATGTAGCATACACACTGGTGCAGTGCACTGTGGACAATGTTGGACCTGCTGCCACCATCTCCTGGAGTCTTGGAGACTGGGACAGTGACAATAGTACCAGTCAGCTCATGGAGGTGCAGGAGCAG CAGGTTCACGGGCAGCCTGAGCTCCATGCCAATGGCTCTGTGACGGTCCGTAGTGTGTTGAGGTTCCCCACTTCCATGTTCTCTGGTCAGAATGTCACCTGTGTGGTGGATCACCTGGGTcttgagaggccagagagaacaGGGATACTGCTTAGTGGACTGG AGTCCCCTGTGATGCGTGTTTTTGTTGTGAGGCAGAGGGAATCTCCTCTGTGGCTGGCTGTATGCGAGTACAGAGGGGACAGGTTCGGAGCACACCTCTCTTGGGTTCTACCTGACAACGCCACAGGCCACATCTCCTTCCGCTCTGGGTATGAAGGAGTGAGAGTGATAACCAACCTCACCTATGAGTTTTCACTGGCCCTCCACGAGGGTCAGGACCTGATCTGCCTCATTCAAAATCACCATGGActaaaggagaggaggacagtCCATGTCCCCAAATACT ACATCTCATCTGTCAGAGTACTGAATCAAACCACTCCACTGTACAAACCTTATGGAGACGAGTTCGTTATACATCGAATGTCCCTAAAGGAGAATTTCCACAACCAGAGGATCCTGCTCAAAGTCTATGGCAGTGTGCCAACTTACAGCCTTACCTGTCAGAG AAATGACGGCACATTGGTCCAGATGGATGGTCGGGCTCTGTTGTTCCAATCAGAGGTCACGGAGCGGGAGGCGGGCCTCTACACTTGCCAAGCCTCTTTCTACCACCATCAGGCCTCGGTCCTCATTCAAGTGGAGGTCACCAGTGAAGATAAACAGCTCAGTGAGTGTACACTCACCTTATCATGCATCAGTGAAACAACAATAT TGATTGTCTTCATCGTCTGTCTCTCCTCGGCTGCAGCCATCACGATCCTCCTTGTCACTCTGTGTGTTTTCTG